One genomic region from Chthonomonas calidirosea T49 encodes:
- a CDS encoding undecaprenyl-diphosphate phosphatase has protein sequence MNWLQAALLGLLQGLTEFLPVSSTAHMDIASRLMLGHDVGSAFSAVVQLGPIVAIIVYFWKDIVRYLRGILRTRTPLNIPPHDTDARLGWYVAFGTIPLAVFGVLLEKKIDTTFRRFDVVAVALIVLAAIMLVAEVVGKRKKDLEHLSFLDSQIIGWAQVLALVPGASRSGTTITAGLFRDLDHESATHFSFLLSIPAITAAGLYKLSKTALFVLKPSAFSPNEAHRLMPFHVGPPTFTELGMFLFAALVAGIFAYIVTKWFMGYMRFHNTFLFIGYRILLGVLILALLKAGVLHEHTPERTANVSHHVLLSKRE, from the coding sequence ATGAATTGGCTCCAAGCCGCCCTACTTGGCCTACTACAAGGCCTCACCGAATTTCTTCCTGTCAGCAGTACAGCGCACATGGATATCGCTTCACGACTTATGCTCGGTCATGACGTCGGGTCGGCCTTCTCCGCGGTCGTACAGCTTGGCCCTATCGTGGCCATTATCGTCTACTTCTGGAAAGATATCGTTCGGTACCTACGTGGCATTCTGCGAACCCGCACGCCCCTCAACATCCCTCCCCATGACACCGACGCACGCCTGGGATGGTACGTCGCGTTCGGCACCATTCCTCTGGCGGTTTTTGGGGTGCTGCTCGAAAAAAAGATTGACACAACCTTCCGCCGTTTCGACGTAGTAGCCGTTGCGCTTATTGTGCTCGCAGCTATTATGTTGGTGGCAGAAGTTGTTGGCAAACGCAAGAAGGACCTGGAGCACCTTAGCTTTCTCGACAGCCAGATCATTGGATGGGCCCAAGTGCTTGCCCTCGTTCCTGGCGCTTCCCGTTCTGGAACCACCATTACCGCTGGCCTCTTTCGCGATCTCGACCATGAGAGCGCCACCCATTTCAGCTTCCTTCTCTCCATTCCCGCTATCACCGCGGCCGGCCTCTACAAGCTGAGCAAAACAGCCCTCTTTGTGCTGAAACCCTCCGCATTTTCCCCCAACGAAGCTCATCGGTTGATGCCGTTTCATGTCGGCCCCCCTACTTTTACCGAACTAGGGATGTTCCTCTTCGCGGCACTCGTTGCAGGCATCTTTGCCTACATCGTCACCAAGTGGTTTATGGGCTATATGCGTTTCCATAACACGTTTCTCTTCATCGGCTATCGTATCCTACTCGGCGTTCTGATTCTCGCCCTCCTAAAGGCGGGAGTTCTGCACGAACATACTCCCGAGCGTACCGCCAATGTATCTCATCATGTTCTCTTATCCAAAAGGGAATAG
- a CDS encoding SDR family oxidoreductase, whose product MRLKDKVALVTGASSGIGKAIAERFAAEGAHVAVNYLPVGAQEAAAETEVTTFGVTGIAVSGDVSRRDDVEQMVATVVQRFGRLDIAVNNAGIEMKKPFLDLTDEDWHKILSVNLYGAFLVCQTAARQMVKQGQGGKIINISSVHEDVPFPGYAPYCVSKGGLRMLMRNLALELAPYQINVNNIAPGAIATPINQQVLDDPQARANAISEIPWGRFGKPEEVAAVAVFLASDESSYVTGSTYYVDGGLTQQVTKY is encoded by the coding sequence ATGCGATTGAAGGATAAAGTGGCACTCGTAACGGGCGCGAGCAGCGGAATCGGAAAGGCCATTGCAGAACGTTTTGCTGCAGAGGGAGCGCACGTTGCGGTGAACTATCTACCGGTAGGCGCACAAGAGGCGGCAGCGGAAACGGAGGTTACAACTTTTGGGGTTACAGGTATCGCAGTGTCCGGAGATGTAAGCAGACGTGACGATGTAGAGCAGATGGTTGCCACGGTGGTGCAGCGTTTTGGGCGCTTGGATATCGCAGTCAACAACGCCGGCATCGAGATGAAAAAACCTTTTTTAGATTTGACCGATGAGGACTGGCACAAAATTTTGTCGGTGAATCTATATGGGGCATTTTTAGTTTGTCAAACCGCCGCGCGCCAGATGGTAAAGCAAGGGCAGGGTGGAAAGATCATCAATATCTCATCCGTACACGAAGATGTGCCATTCCCAGGGTATGCCCCTTACTGTGTTTCGAAGGGAGGGTTGCGCATGTTGATGCGCAATCTGGCTTTGGAGCTAGCTCCTTACCAGATTAACGTCAACAACATTGCGCCTGGGGCCATTGCAACTCCTATTAACCAGCAGGTGCTAGATGATCCCCAAGCGCGGGCTAACGCCATTAGTGAGATTCCGTGGGGACGTTTTGGGAAGCCGGAGGAGGTAGCGGCTGTGGCCGTATTTCTCGCCAGCGACGAGTCGAGCTATGTAACCGGCAGCACCTACTACGTGGATGGTGGTTTGACCCAACAGGTCACCAAATATTAG
- a CDS encoding polyprenyl synthetase family protein: MSFSLAEYLQSRRYLIEQALERYLPSPSDRPQRLHESIRYSVLAPGKRIRPILVIAGAEAVGGTAEQVLPTACALECIHVFSLIHDDLPCMDNDDYRRGRPTNHKIFGEALALLAGDALLALAFQLIAENAASVPPERVLPTLHLVAKASGTWGMVGGQVVDMESQGQTVTPDTLHYIHSHKTGALLTCSVVAGATLAGGSAQQIEALRRYGEHIGLAFQIADDILDIVGDQERIGKPVGSDQKQDKATYPRLFGIEESRQRARHEMKAALQQLQEFDEKADPLRALAQFIVERDI, translated from the coding sequence GTGTCGTTTTCATTGGCCGAATATCTGCAAAGCCGGCGCTATCTTATAGAACAAGCCCTTGAACGCTATCTTCCATCTCCTTCAGACCGACCACAACGTCTTCATGAATCGATTCGCTACAGCGTGCTCGCACCCGGCAAGCGCATTCGTCCCATTCTGGTCATCGCTGGCGCCGAGGCGGTAGGTGGTACGGCAGAGCAGGTTCTCCCAACGGCCTGTGCGCTTGAGTGTATTCACGTCTTTAGCCTCATTCACGACGATCTCCCGTGCATGGATAACGATGACTACCGCCGTGGTCGTCCCACAAACCATAAAATTTTTGGCGAGGCCCTAGCCCTACTCGCCGGTGACGCCCTCCTGGCATTGGCCTTCCAACTGATCGCCGAAAATGCGGCAAGCGTACCTCCAGAACGTGTTTTGCCTACTCTCCATCTCGTGGCAAAAGCCTCTGGTACATGGGGCATGGTGGGCGGACAGGTGGTGGATATGGAGTCCCAAGGCCAAACCGTAACTCCCGACACTCTGCATTACATCCACTCACATAAAACAGGGGCACTGCTTACCTGCTCGGTCGTTGCAGGAGCCACTTTAGCCGGCGGAAGTGCTCAACAGATCGAGGCCCTCCGCCGTTACGGAGAACATATCGGGCTTGCCTTCCAGATTGCCGATGATATCCTCGATATTGTGGGCGATCAGGAACGTATTGGAAAACCCGTTGGAAGCGATCAAAAGCAGGATAAAGCCACCTACCCCCGCCTGTTCGGCATCGAAGAATCACGTCAGCGTGCACGCCACGAGATGAAAGCCGCTCTCCAACAACTACAAGAGTTTGACGAAAAGGCCGATCCCCTTCGTGCGCTAGCACAGTTCATCGTTGAACGCGATATCTGA
- a CDS encoding RNA recognition motif domain-containing protein has protein sequence MSKRIYVGGLPYSATERDVEALFSSAGTVKEVTLVSDRYTGQAKGFGFVEMSTDAEADAAINMLNGTTMGGRTLTVNEARPRPARRY, from the coding sequence ATGTCTAAGCGCATCTATGTGGGAGGCCTGCCCTATTCCGCTACCGAGCGGGATGTGGAGGCTCTCTTCTCGTCAGCTGGTACGGTGAAAGAGGTGACCTTGGTGTCGGACCGTTACACCGGACAGGCGAAAGGTTTCGGCTTCGTGGAGATGAGCACGGATGCTGAGGCCGATGCTGCCATCAACATGCTGAATGGTACGACAATGGGCGGCAGGACGTTAACCGTTAACGAGGCTCGCCCGCGCCCTGCACGTCGCTACTAG
- a CDS encoding SRPBCC family protein has translation MSSREIWHEIRINASPRDVYEAVTDVEKLAHWWTTDTRGRSEVGKTLEFWFSKSHASAIMEVMALKPHELVQWRVIDSGTGGEWIGTELEFKIFRDQGRTVLHFRHSKWNLDATSFPECSMTWALFLLSLKEFVETGKGRPYPYDIPVNSIQPPKATLNEG, from the coding sequence ATGTCGTCTCGTGAAATCTGGCATGAGATTCGGATTAACGCTTCACCGAGGGACGTGTATGAGGCCGTGACCGACGTGGAAAAACTCGCCCACTGGTGGACAACCGACACCCGAGGGCGATCTGAAGTGGGCAAGACGCTGGAATTTTGGTTTTCCAAGTCGCATGCATCCGCCATTATGGAAGTGATGGCGCTCAAACCGCACGAGCTCGTTCAATGGCGGGTGATCGATTCAGGCACTGGGGGTGAGTGGATCGGCACCGAACTGGAATTCAAGATATTCCGCGATCAGGGGAGGACCGTGCTCCACTTCCGGCATTCGAAGTGGAACCTAGATGCGACGTCGTTTCCGGAATGCTCTATGACTTGGGCACTCTTTCTCCTGAGCCTTAAGGAATTCGTGGAAACGGGAAAAGGCCGCCCATATCCTTATGACATCCCCGTGAACTCCATCCAGCCTCCGAAGGCGACCTTGAATGAGGGATAA
- a CDS encoding FAD-dependent oxidoreductase, with protein sequence MEIHECDLLVVGASTGGTAAAMAAAELGLNTWLVEPTAWIGGQLTAQGVSTPDENAFIETFPPSRRYAWFRASVRDYYRTLYKLSPIGKAMEPFNPGRCWVSRISFEPKVGQRILYERLHSLEENGNLHILLNTCCLRCEMSTDGRMLNLIIFSAEGQTLAFRPHYVLDATDTGDLLPLCGKEGVDWVVGAESQDQTGEPDAPPTPRPDWVQPFTFPFAIEWCPETKEQNLIAPPPDYEELKKLQRYSLVDGAITGLFSGNYPWWSYRRILAAENFNDPRIPHDVSMINTASNDFYGGNIIGANAGDENQIRSTLARARRASIGYLYWLQNECPREDDPNRCGYPEFRLRKDYFDTEDGCAPTPYIRESRRILSVDTVREQDIVVRDFQGNICRGEQARAVFMPDTIGIGHYALDIHQNAHGEPSAYVPTRPFQIPLRILIPRRWENLLPASKNAGLTHLTNGAYRLHPIEWCIGEAAGILIAYCIATNTTPREVYALPSALSKFQTKLLEEGLVLHWYTDVPPYHPAFYALQRLACRGLGLGKETDLLFRPKEPMQPEDWGSWRALLGLPAQELPQVVHRAEAVHWLAQELK encoded by the coding sequence ATGGAAATACACGAGTGCGACCTCCTCGTTGTCGGTGCTAGCACCGGTGGAACGGCAGCAGCCATGGCTGCCGCAGAATTGGGTTTAAACACCTGGCTCGTTGAGCCTACCGCATGGATTGGAGGGCAACTTACGGCCCAAGGTGTCTCTACCCCTGATGAAAACGCCTTCATCGAGACCTTTCCTCCCTCCCGCAGATATGCCTGGTTCCGTGCCTCCGTCCGAGACTACTATCGCACCCTCTACAAGCTCAGCCCTATCGGTAAAGCCATGGAACCCTTTAATCCGGGGAGGTGTTGGGTAAGTCGGATCTCCTTCGAGCCGAAAGTGGGCCAACGGATACTTTACGAGCGCCTTCATTCTCTTGAAGAGAATGGTAACCTGCACATCCTGCTGAATACGTGCTGCCTTCGCTGTGAGATGAGCACAGATGGGCGCATGCTGAACCTGATTATCTTCTCTGCTGAAGGGCAGACATTGGCTTTTCGCCCGCACTATGTGCTCGATGCGACCGACACGGGCGACCTGCTCCCGCTCTGCGGCAAAGAGGGAGTAGACTGGGTTGTCGGGGCAGAAAGCCAAGATCAAACGGGTGAGCCCGATGCGCCTCCCACCCCGCGCCCCGATTGGGTTCAGCCTTTCACCTTTCCGTTTGCCATTGAATGGTGCCCCGAAACAAAGGAACAAAACCTTATTGCGCCTCCACCTGACTATGAAGAGCTGAAAAAGCTGCAGCGGTACAGCCTTGTAGATGGGGCTATCACCGGACTTTTTAGCGGCAACTACCCTTGGTGGAGCTACCGGCGTATCCTTGCAGCCGAAAACTTCAACGATCCCCGCATTCCGCACGACGTCTCCATGATCAACACAGCCAGCAACGACTTCTATGGAGGCAATATCATCGGCGCTAACGCCGGAGATGAGAACCAGATACGCTCCACCCTTGCTCGCGCGCGTCGAGCCTCCATCGGCTATCTCTACTGGCTCCAAAACGAGTGTCCCCGTGAGGACGACCCAAACCGGTGTGGTTACCCAGAGTTCCGTCTACGAAAGGACTATTTCGATACCGAAGACGGCTGCGCTCCCACCCCTTATATCCGAGAGTCTCGACGCATCCTATCGGTAGACACCGTGCGCGAGCAGGATATTGTGGTGCGCGATTTTCAAGGAAATATCTGCCGCGGAGAACAGGCGCGCGCGGTCTTCATGCCGGATACAATCGGTATTGGCCACTATGCGCTTGATATCCACCAAAACGCCCACGGGGAGCCATCGGCCTATGTTCCCACCCGTCCGTTCCAAATCCCTCTGCGTATTCTTATACCTAGGCGTTGGGAAAATCTTCTACCGGCTAGCAAAAATGCAGGCCTCACCCACCTGACCAACGGTGCCTATCGTCTACACCCCATTGAATGGTGCATTGGCGAGGCAGCCGGCATCCTCATCGCGTACTGCATCGCCACAAACACGACTCCGCGCGAAGTCTATGCCCTTCCGTCAGCACTCAGCAAGTTTCAGACAAAGCTTTTAGAAGAAGGGCTTGTGCTGCACTGGTATACCGACGTGCCGCCGTACCATCCAGCTTTCTACGCCCTACAGCGTTTAGCCTGTAGAGGGCTCGGCCTTGGTAAAGAGACCGACCTACTCTTCCGGCCGAAAGAGCCAATGCAACCTGAGGATTGGGGTAGTTGGCGCGCTTTGCTGGGTCTACCGGCGCAAGAGTTGCCGCAAGTAGTGCATCGCGCGGAGGCGGTGCACTGGCTGGCACAGGAGCTAAAATAG
- the pdxT gene encoding pyridoxal 5'-phosphate synthase glutaminase subunit PdxT codes for MEETRDVTVGVLALQGDFDAHLQTIRKLGLHAKEVRSQRDLEEVDALILPGGESTTIGKLLARTGLDVAIRDRGQAGMPIYGTCAGMILLAHTIEGRPEQPTLDLMDIAVARNAFGRQIESFEADIPFDFGAEVVPIRAVFIRAPYVTKVGPDVRILSKFQDKIVAVRQGNLLATAFHPELTDNLRLHALVAEMARNYRASRG; via the coding sequence ATGGAAGAGACAAGAGATGTTACCGTGGGTGTTTTGGCGTTGCAGGGCGATTTCGATGCGCATCTGCAGACGATCCGAAAATTGGGTTTGCATGCCAAAGAGGTGCGTAGTCAGCGAGATCTTGAAGAGGTGGATGCGCTCATTCTCCCCGGAGGCGAATCCACAACCATTGGGAAGCTGCTGGCACGCACGGGTTTGGATGTGGCCATTCGCGATCGAGGCCAGGCCGGCATGCCGATCTACGGCACTTGTGCCGGCATGATTCTGTTGGCGCATACCATTGAGGGGCGTCCGGAACAGCCAACGCTCGATTTAATGGATATTGCGGTGGCTAGGAACGCATTCGGCCGCCAAATCGAGAGTTTCGAGGCGGATATTCCTTTCGATTTTGGCGCGGAGGTTGTTCCGATACGCGCGGTTTTCATCCGCGCCCCTTATGTGACAAAGGTTGGGCCGGATGTTCGGATACTCAGTAAGTTTCAGGATAAGATAGTGGCCGTGAGACAAGGAAACCTTCTAGCAACGGCCTTCCACCCCGAGCTAACCGATAATTTGCGCCTTCATGCGCTCGTGGCGGAAATGGCGCGTAACTACAGAGCTAGCAGAGGCTAG